One Brevibacillus choshinensis genomic window carries:
- a CDS encoding aminotransferase class V-fold PLP-dependent enzyme codes for MAIIYLDNAASTWPKPPTVKEMMAEVIEDFAANPGRGGHTLAMKASKTVFRTRVQLSRLFGIQNPNNLFFYLNATQALNQAIKGFLKPGDHVISSSVEHNSVRRPLEYMRKTSGVEVTFVGPRADHLFHVEDFKQVIQPNTRLLVVSHASNLTGVILPIAELGALAKEHGISLLVDASQSAGVLPIHVEEMNIDMLAFPGHKGLYGPQGTGALYVHNDIDLEPLIHGGTGSQSEAIDQPTTRPDRYESGTVNTVGLAGLLAGVTYVMEKGVEQIRQHEWELVKKTISALGEIPGVEVYGPGIQTERVAVVSFNVAGVDASEVSFILDQQYGIATRSGYHCTPLGHQTAGTEQRGAVRASYGIFNTDKDVEALIQAVREIASAFV; via the coding sequence ATGGCGATCATCTATTTGGATAACGCAGCTTCTACCTGGCCAAAGCCGCCGACAGTGAAGGAAATGATGGCAGAGGTTATTGAGGACTTTGCTGCAAACCCGGGCAGAGGCGGACACACTTTGGCGATGAAAGCTAGCAAAACCGTGTTTCGTACACGAGTGCAATTATCGCGGTTGTTCGGGATTCAAAATCCGAATAACCTCTTTTTTTATCTAAATGCTACACAGGCTCTGAATCAAGCCATCAAGGGCTTTTTAAAGCCGGGTGATCACGTCATTTCCTCTTCCGTGGAGCATAACTCTGTGAGACGACCATTGGAGTATATGCGCAAAACTAGCGGAGTGGAAGTAACGTTTGTAGGCCCTAGAGCCGATCATCTTTTTCATGTAGAAGATTTTAAGCAGGTAATTCAGCCAAATACACGACTGCTGGTCGTCAGCCATGCGTCGAATTTGACAGGAGTCATTTTGCCTATTGCGGAATTGGGGGCATTAGCCAAGGAGCACGGTATTTCGCTTCTGGTCGATGCCTCGCAGTCTGCCGGTGTATTGCCGATTCATGTGGAAGAGATGAACATTGACATGCTGGCTTTCCCGGGGCACAAAGGCTTGTACGGCCCTCAGGGAACAGGCGCATTGTACGTGCATAACGACATTGATCTGGAGCCGTTAATCCATGGGGGAACCGGAAGCCAGTCCGAAGCGATCGATCAGCCTACGACAAGACCGGATCGCTACGAGAGTGGAACGGTGAATACCGTCGGGCTGGCCGGCTTGTTAGCTGGCGTCACGTATGTGATGGAAAAAGGGGTAGAACAGATCCGCCAGCATGAATGGGAGTTGGTCAAAAAAACGATATCCGCATTGGGAGAAATCCCAGGGGTAGAGGTATATGGACCCGGCATTCAAACGGAACGGGTAGCAGTCGTCTCCTTTAACGTCGCAGGAGTCGACGCATCCGAGGTTTCCTTTATTCTCGACCAACAGTACGGGATTGCTACGAGATCCGGCTACCATTGTACGCCGCTAGGCCACCAAACGGCAGGAACGGAACAACGAGGCGCTGTTCGTGCGAGCTATGGCATTTTCAATACAGACAAAGATGTAGAGGCGCTTATTCAAGCGGTGCGGGAGATCGCATCTGCCTTCGTGTAA
- a CDS encoding ParB/RepB/Spo0J family partition protein → MSRGLGKGLNALITSNLIEEGEQVKEVAVSEIRPNPYQPRKEFEQSAIDELAQSIKEHGIIQPLIVRKSIKGYELVAGERRLRAAKLCGLKQVPVVVKAYTDQQLMEIALIENLQRENLNPLEEAEAYEKLIAHHEYTQEQLAQRIGKSRPHVANMLRLLQLPDKIRKMVSAAVLSMGHARALLAVEKEQVQLQLAKDVVDKGLSVRQLEELVKQLSVSRETKKKKPVKNEPVLVEMEERLRSRFGTSVKIKKGTKRGKIEIDFYSQEDLQRIIDLLQAEK, encoded by the coding sequence ATGAGTAGAGGTTTGGGAAAAGGGCTGAACGCACTCATTACGTCCAATCTCATTGAGGAAGGCGAACAAGTCAAAGAGGTTGCCGTCAGTGAGATTCGTCCCAATCCATATCAGCCCAGGAAAGAATTCGAACAGTCGGCGATTGACGAACTAGCCCAATCGATCAAGGAACACGGGATTATCCAGCCGTTGATCGTACGAAAAAGCATCAAGGGATACGAACTTGTTGCGGGTGAAAGAAGGCTGCGTGCTGCCAAGCTCTGTGGTCTGAAACAGGTCCCCGTCGTAGTAAAAGCATATACGGATCAGCAGTTGATGGAGATCGCGCTGATCGAAAACCTCCAGCGGGAAAACCTAAATCCGCTGGAAGAAGCGGAAGCCTACGAAAAGCTCATTGCCCATCACGAGTATACGCAAGAACAGCTGGCACAACGGATCGGAAAGAGCAGGCCGCATGTCGCCAATATGCTGCGACTGCTTCAACTGCCGGATAAAATTCGGAAGATGGTGTCGGCCGCAGTTCTTTCGATGGGACATGCCCGTGCGCTGCTGGCAGTGGAAAAAGAACAGGTTCAGCTCCAGTTGGCAAAAGACGTGGTCGACAAAGGCCTGAGTGTTCGCCAATTGGAAGAGCTTGTGAAACAGCTGAGTGTTTCACGTGAAACAAAGAAGAAGAAACCGGTAAAGAATGAGCCTGTTCTCGTAGAAATGGAAGAGCGATTGAGAAGCAGATTTGGTACCTCGGTGAAGATCAAGAAGGGAACCAAGCGGGGGAAGATCGAAATTGATTTCTACTCTCAGGAAGATCTGCAGCGAATCATCGATCTATTACAAGCAGAGAAGTAG